TgtatgttttaaatttcttggTTCTGGTAGTTTTCCTACATGAATTTTACACCGTATCATCCTATGGTCGGTGTTAAAGTTaagttttttaattatttcgaaGTTATGTAGCTCTTTGAATCGATTTGTATATAGTCTATTTCGTTATAatattgggtccttacctatgaaattggcgtttttgttcatagatataagtctgatcctagttttttttttttacaaaagtacatacacaattacaataaaactacaatatgatttcgccaaactgcttgacagcagcTGGGCCCAAGTCAACCTCACCTGCTCGCGGTCCCCCTGCTGACAAACGGACGAGGCTATGGCGAAACGGCTTCTCCCGGCTCTGCCCGGGTTGCGCGGGTCAGATGGTAGTCGCCGCGTGTAAAAAGCCAAAACACCAAACAAAAATGGAAAGTCGAAGAAGAAAACGCACCACGGATAGGGCGCCGCCGCATAACGGCGCGCAGGGGGATCGCCCTACCCCTGCGATAAGTGGGCGAGGGCTACCGGGTCAAGGGCGGGCTCGGCCAAAGACGTTAGCCCGAAAGGTCCGCTTTGCCACGTGGAACCTTGGCACGCTGTCCGGGCGTTCCCGCGAGCTAGCCGACGTACTCGCCAGGCGGAGGGTGGCAGTGGCATTCCTGCAGGAGACTCGATGGAAAGGCAACAGGTCCCGGAACATCGGGAATGGATACAAGCTGATGTACACGGGCTCGCCGAGTGGGGACAACGGAGTGGGGGTGGTGCTCTCTGAGGAGTTCAGGGATAGCGTTTTGGACGTAAAGCGTATAAGCGACCGCCTTATGGTTGTGGAGGTGCTTATCGAAGGGGTCGTGACCAATTTGATAAGTGCCTACGCCCCACAGGCCGGTTGTAGCGATGCGGACAAGGCGATGTTCTGGGAGCATTTCGGGGAACTGCTGCAAAGCATCCCGTTGTCGCAGAGTGTTGTTGTGGGTGGCGACCTGAACGGTCATGTGGGTGAGAAGTGTGAGGAGTTTGGGCGTGTCCACGGTGGTTTTGGTTTCGGGAGCCGTAACCCCGAAGGGGAAGAAATTCTCCGGACGTGTACGGCTGCTGATCTAGCCGTCGTGAACACGTTTTTCAAAAAGAAATCCGAGCATCTGATCACCTACAGGAGCGGGAGGAGCGCCACTCAGATCGACTACTTTCTCACTCGGAGAGACTATATCGGCAAAGTAGCCACCTGTAAAGTCATACCTGGAGAGAGTCTCACTGCCCAACACCGAGTCCTTGTGATGGACCTGCTCGTCAAGCCCCGAGGCACATACCGGGAGCTGTGCCGCCCCCAAACCCGGTGGTGGCTGCTTGAAGGATCCAAGTCCCATGAGTTTGCTGCCGCTGTCAACGACCTCAGTGTTGTGACGGATGGCCATTCCGTACAGCAAATCTGGGATAGAACTCAGGCAGCCATCACACGGGCGGCGAAGGCGGTGCTGGGGGTGTCTAAAGGGGGTCGCAGGCTTGACAAGGAGACTTGGTGGTGGGACGCCACAGTCCTGAGGGAGACTAGGGAGAAAAAAGCCCTCTTTAAAAAGTGGCAAGCGTCCAGATCTCCTGAAGACCACGCGGCATACAGGGCTGCCAAACGTGCCACTAAACAAGCTGTAGCCAGAGCCAGACATAACCACTTGCGTCCTCTGTACGATAAGTTGGAGACGTCTGAGGGGCAGAAGTTCATTTATAAGTTGGCACGATCGAGGGTCAAAGCGGCGCAGGACATCTCCAAGTGCCGCTGCGTAAATGACCCTCACGGTAACCTGCTATGCGAGGATCGCGCGGTAAAGGAGAGATGGCGCTCTTACTTCCACAACCTGCTGAATAACCAGCACAAAGAGGTGCAACCTCCGGATCTCCCTCCGAATCAAGGACTAGTGCCACCGATAACGCCGGAGGAAGTCGAGGCAGCTCTTCGCCGCATGAAGAATCGGAAAGCTGTCGGAGCCGACGGAATCGCTATAGAGGCGTGGAAGTCGATGGGCTCACAGGGTGTGAGCATACTCACTGATATTTATAACCGCATACTCCTCACCGGGAAGATACCCAACCAGTGGAGGCTGAGTATCATTACTCCAGTATTCAAAGGTAAGGGCTCGGTGCGGGAGTGTAGCAAGTATCGCGGTATAAAGGTTATGTCTCACACCATGAAGCTCTTTGAGCGCATAATCGATGCTCGGCTCCGACAGGAGTGTACAGTCTCGGAGTGTCAATATGGGTTTCGGCCAGGGTGCGGAACGATGGACCCTGTATTTGCCCTGAGGACCCTCATGGAGGGATACAGAGCAAAGAACACGCCTCTACATTTCCTGTTTCTGGACATGGAAAAGGCCTTTGACTGTGTCCCTCGTGAGATGATCTGGTGGGCGCTGCGGTCCAAGGCTGTACCTGAGGCCTATATTGACACTATCCGGGACATGTACCACGATTCTGATTCAATAGTCAGGACCGCTGTTGGTGACACCAACCCCTTCTCTGTCACTGTTGGAGTACATCAGGGCTCTGTGCTCAGCCCGTTTCTGTTTAGCGTGATATTAGACGCCCTGTCAGCCAGCATCCGAGACTACCATGAGCAGCCACCGTGGCTATTCATGTATGCTGATGATATCGCGCTGACAGACTCTGATAAGGGCCGACTTGTCCAGCGTGTGAACAGATGGAGGGGGTCGCTGGAGAACGGCGGTCTTAAACTAAATGTGGCGAAGACAGAGTACATGGCCTGCAATAGTACAGATCCTCTACCCGTCCGCATAGGCGTGGACATGGTCGAGCGCACGGATCAAGTTAAGTACCTAGGATCTGTACTTAGCACTACCGGGGACATCGACAGCGACGTCAAAGCCCGAATTTCCGCTGCTTGGGTCAAATGGCGGGAGATGACTGGGGTTATTTGTGACCCCAAAATGCCGATTAAGTTGAAGGGACAGGTCTATAAGACCATCATTAGACCTGCCCTTCTGTACGGCAGCGAGACTTGGCCTTTACTAGAGCGGCACAAGCAGGAACTGCGTGTCACGGAAATGAAGATGCTACGGTGGATGTGCGGAGTTTCACGCAAGGATCGCGTCCGAAACGCCCACATTCGGGGTAGTCTTGGCGTCCGTGACATTGCAGACAAACTGCAAGAGTGTCGCCTTCGTTGGTATGGCCACGTCTCGCGCAGACCGGCAAGTTACGTGGGTAACAAATGCCTGGCCATGCCGCCTCCTCCCGGTACGGGAAGAAGAGGCCGGCCCAAGAAGCGATGGCTTGATGTCGTCAAGGAGGACATGCGTGCCAACGGACTCACTACCAGGGATGCCGAAGATCGGGCAAAGTGGTCACGAAGGAGTCGGAAGGCGGACCCCGGGtcctcgcgccccgcgcgggggcacagccgggattgacgccaggatgatgatgaaactgcttgacagcaattaattgttattttttattgttaagtgttcagaattaagccttgaaaataggtcttttcatgtgctgtcggttcgagtattaaaattacttatatttttctaatggtaccaattttcaagaaatggagatattgaaaacataccttaaaggtgtcaaaaattactggaaaaattttgtttggtttgaattagccatcaaaaaaatatccgcaaaattaattgtatggaaattcgtgtttcgttgaaattctccgaacaaaacgccaatttcataggtaatgacctaatacttCCCGTTTGGTGATTGCCAAGTCCATCTATTGTTATCTTGGATTTTAAACATGCCATTTGTAAATTTAAGGTTTTTTTCCATTGTAAATTCTACGAGTCTCTGCCCATGCTTCGAGCGTTTTCCATGAGAATATTTTCCGAATGCATTTTCTTCATGAAGTTGCGCTTTCCCAATCTGTGCATTGAAATCGCCCATTATTAAAAAGTGTTTCGTGTCTATTGTTTCCATTGCTGTTTCGAGGCCTTCGTAAAACTTGTCTAACTCGTCGTCCTTGCAGACTTCGGTCGGTGCGTATACTTGTATTAAAGATAGCGTTGAGCCGTTCTGTAGTTTAAGTTCTAATGAGGCTATTCTGTCAGAATAGCTCTTCATTCTAATTATGCTGTCTTTTAGGTGTTTCTTGACTAAAAAGCCTACTCCATGATTTCCATGAGTCGATTCACTATGGTAAAGGATAAAATTTGGGTATTCTTCTATGTTTTCAGTTCCTCTCCTTGTTTCGCACATACCAATAACGTCCCATCATTGATGGCGGAGGCGAGTTCAGTAAGTCTACTGTCAGCGAGTACTGGCGAGTAGTGTTCGTACATTGAGAGATGCGATGTGTAAATGTAATCTATAATGTTTTGGGGGGTTTTGGTCATATATCTCCGATATGGTGCCGGGGACCAGCCAGCGCGGAGGGTGTAGAGGGGGGCCTTCTAATTGCTATTCGGAGTCCGCGTCGTTAGTTCttcgattttgtaaaatttcaaATTGCTTTCTGTCTTTTCCCGAGGTAGAGCTTAAGGAAGAGTCTGATGTTGAGGCTTTTGCATatttccgaaactactgggtgtaaaattttgaaaaaaaatacacaaaatagttctttacctatagacttcgagcaacacggaagggaggcggcattcgccctatttcccctctgccgaggtacaagattagcgcgtcaatctaatctagcgcgggtaataaaactagttgcacttggatttttcactagaccgagtccagacgcgcgcgtgaacactgctgcacaaaaatgcctgtttgctcggttttttgttataaaaagagttCGGGGacaacaaatttacaaaaagaaagtgttacatttcacatgtaatattttttttacatatcatacgtttaattacattcaaacacaattattatattttagtctcatgtaattgttggatttatcgattttgctcgctcagtacaaattgcggatcggtcgagcgacaaatccgacttctcatctctcagaatacaataacatacttcaacgaaaatgtgttagtgtgcgtgttgtgacacttgtcactcgtccgtatacaaaaagagatcgaggtttgcaagatttgtctttgacgtgtgtcattttctatgtatttgtgtcgtcattacagattggattttgtatgtaagtgtgtgagaagtgcgactgtgtgcacctttccccccgcgaaaaatggcagaaagatttgtacggtgagatatcgcttgggcgcctcccttccgatgtgtcggaagccggtgttgctcgaagcctatagacgacaggaaaacctattagcaatatgcagtcaagcgtgagtcggacttaattacttagtttttaatccgacccttacgggttttttaaacacaaaaaaatatatagttcaAAATTGagtaattgtttatttattagacATTTATAAGCATAACAGTTGCACCAAATCGCTTACACACTTACACACTAGCTATACACTATAGtagaatttacaaaataaaatacatacattattattaaaacacaattgattatttatttacagaaatattaaatatatgattactagatatataaaatgtactgtacgggtaatgtacggaacccttggaacgcgagtccgactcgcacttgaccggtttttttcttATCAAGCCAACTTGAACCTTTTTATAAGGTTTTACTCAGAGGCTGTCCTCACAAATATATTATTGTAGATTTTTTCATGTCATTTTTCCTTGATtaaacatataaaaattcaatatatAATCTGTAATTTTGCATTAGTCCCCtcttaatttttctttttatcatCTTCCTCCTCGCGCTGTCCTGGCTTTTGCCATGGCACAgtacaagaacagtagtgaatcttcatagaaatgtggcgctgccggcttgaatgtgtgcgtgcgcgccgggcgccgtttacgcacgcgctgccacgcacacattagcataatatatgggggaatacggtggcggcagtgtgggccgtaccgcgactgtgatcgcgcgcattcgagtacgctgcacgcccgctcgcatttgCCTGCTCTTAAcggccttaatttttttgatcatgacttcgaacagaggaaaaaaatattgtagtgtCTTTGGGTGTCacaataacgactcctcaaaccTGGACTTGTCATTCTTCACAATACATTAATTACAGGAATTATGGTACAGATCGGAATTACTCATTTTCCCACCCGATGACTTCGTCGTGAATATAGGAAGGATGGAGAAGGTGTTTCGCAAAGCGTTTGAAAAGGACCACATCAACATTAAAATCGGCACGTCAATTTAGGAACAATTAACAGACATAGAATTTACGATGCCctgcccatgcttccctaaaacctttgtactaatgttatacgtaaggatgagaatttactttaaccgctaacagtaaagcgttccgaacatgcagaaaccggaggaactttttttctgtattgaatttatattttttttaataaatgccatttcctaatgtaaatatttaaaaagcgttttatttatacgtcatttatgaattgttagaacatttcattatattatataaatagaaacTTAGTGttactcataatacgcaaataatatttaactaaaaataaaagtgacaaccctaagcgccaacgcaagagtaggtaaataacttgccgagcggccttagattcactactgttcttagtgtactgtggcCATGGCTCATATGAGATTGGGATTagccggtttcctcacgatgttttccttcaccgaaaagcgactggtaaatattaaatgatatttcgtacataagttccgaaaaactcattggtacgagccggggtttcaacccgcgatctccggattgaaagtcccactctcttaccgctaggccaccagcgtttactcttcatttttcttttaatttttcgTATTGCTCTGTTGTTGGCAGTGTGCATCAAGGTCGAGGCGGAGTTTGTAGGGGAAGAGCGGGATGAAGGAGAGGGAACGAGCCAGAGCGAGACGACACCAGCTTGCGGGAGCGAGACAGAACCAAAGGAACAACACCAAGGTAAAGCTCCAACTGCCTATGGTAttataagtaaatataatatgagcgtttcttttattttttgccatttttatatattgtgacctttcttgccacttttgtgttatttctactcagaatcacaggatgaaaagggctcgtgatcctgactagaaataacacaaaagtggcaaaaaaggtcacaatatataaaatgccaaaaaataaaagaaacgctcatataCACAACGCAACaaaccttcttgagcttaccgtggggcttagtacatttgtgtaaaaatgtcctataatatctgggagacagagctttgctcggaataTATATCAAaacctcaaaaatgcgcgttttcccagagataagacctagctagatcgatttatcggcaccgaaaacccccatataccaaatttcatcgaaatcgttagagccgtttccgagatcctcgaaatatacatatatataaataaataaataaatgtgacgttgtctatgaaaagggaccttattgtcgacggcccttacgccattattatcgatgctccgatataaatgcaatgccgcgcgacgctgtgcggcgtaagcgccatcgacaataaggtcccttttcatagataatgccccaaatatacaagaattgctcgtttaaagtattagatttattaatatagttattttataagtattttccatttttagtttaagTTTTGTTCTGAGTAACGGAGCATTCTATCTGGCCAAACAATAATGTCACTATAAAGTCTGGATCTGAAACCATCAAGGTTGGAGGTGTTCCCTCAGTTCACCATGGACCCCAGAACTGGACCTGTGACTAAAATGTTTTTTAACAAATTCACAGCCAGCCCGAGACACGCGATACAAGTGTAGCCGATTGCACGTGTTTTGTAACGAAAAATCGTCGCTCGCTGGTACTGAATGTGTAATGTGTTGAAAACCTTGcttgtttaaaaaactaaacgaaGAAGACCAAACGTGTAATGCGCGTCGTTAGAGAGTaccgttctggtcatcatcagcagttccacttcatcaaatggcacttttttaatataatgcaaatgcttgatttgttgatgaaaatatataaatcgctttatgtatacctataccaATTGCAGAGTTCCCTCAAtacctcatggattccatcatcagaactggattTTGACAAAATGGGACCAATCTGGAactgtataattatgtattaaaaaATCCGTGTTTGTTTCAGATGAAGGACTAGCCCCGGCCAGTGCAGAGACACAAAAAATTGAAAACCCATACTCTTGCGATGTCTGTAAAAAGGGATTTCCACAATTAGGCGCCTTAACTCAGCATAAACGAATTCACGCCGAAAAAACTTACCAGTGCAAAACGTGTGATATGCGGTTCAGACTGCTAAGTATATTACAAGCACATGAACGCCGTCACAGAGGCGAGAAACCTTACGACTGTAAAACATGCCAAAAGCGGTTCTCGACAACGTACGATTTGAAGAAACACGAGCTAATCCATTCTGGCGAAAAACCTTACGCCTGTGACGTATGTAAAAAGCAATTTAGACAACTACATCCATTGAAATTACACAAACAAAATCACACGAACAAACCCTATTTCTGCGAAGTATGTTATAAGAACTTCGCAGATCTAGATGCTTTGAAGGAGCATGAACGAATACACACAAAGGAAAAGAGATTTTCGTGCGATGTATGTGGAAAAGCTTTCAGGAATTCATCTAaattaaatgatcacaaaagAACACACACCGGTGAGAAACCTTATTCATGTGGCAcgtgcgaaaaaaaatttgcgaAATTGCAGGATTTAAAAGCACATGAGCGTATCCACACCGGGGAAAGGCCATATTCCTGCGAAACGTGTGAAAAGAGCTTCAAACAGTGGAATCAATTAAAAGTACACAAACGATCTCACACAGGCGAGAGGCCTTATCCTTGTGGTACATGTGATAAGCGATTTACGCAATTGAGCCATTTGAACGCTCACGAACAGCGTCACAGGGGTGAAGAACCTCACGCCTGCAAAACTTGTCATAAGCGCTTTTCGAGAATGTACGACTTGCAGAAACACGAGCTAATTCATACTGGCGAGAAACCTTTTTCATGTGATGTATGTGAAAAACGATTTACACAAAAGAGTGCGTtgaatttacataaaaaaattcaCACTAGAGAAGCGTATCGCTGCGGCAAGTGCATTAGGGTGTTCACAGAATTAGATGATTTAAAAAACCATGAGCAAGTACATTCGAAAGACAGAAGATTTCCTTGCGATGTATGTGGAAAGGAGTTCAAGCAACCGTCTTTGTTAAAAAAGCACGTAAGAACACACACCGGTGAGAAGCCTTATCCCTGTGGCACGTGTGAAAAAACATATGCGAAATTGGCGAGTTTGAAGAGACATGAGCTTACCCACACCGATTAATGTTTGCAATGTAAATGTATTAGGACACATCTGAATGCTTTGCCATTTGATAATGaagtaataatttaaatatagatTGAATTTCTGTATGTAGTTACAAGGTTATTAGATTTGTATGTGTAATAGGCTGAAAGTTATTCAgtctatacaccgtgtttttattgaattccgttaacttcggggtatggttaagtacgtttaagaaaactgaatggcata
The Cydia splendana chromosome 24, ilCydSple1.2, whole genome shotgun sequence DNA segment above includes these coding regions:
- the LOC134802373 gene encoding zinc finger protein 271-like isoform X2, encoding MEEVRVKEESPDNEAVGLKPESPYMEAADIKQESLDMEAVDIKQEPPEEAEAETGMLQGSLVFREHVCIKVEAEFVGEERDEGEGTSQSETTPACGSETEPKEQHQDEGLAPASAETQKIENPYSCDVCKKGFPQLGALTQHKRIHAEKTYQCKTCDMRFRLLSILQAHERRHRGEKPYDCKTCQKRFSTTYDLKKHELIHSGEKPYACDVCKKQFRQLHPLKLHKQNHTNKPYFCEVCYKNFADLDALKEHERIHTKEKRFSCDVCGKAFRNSSKLNDHKRTHTGEKPYSCGTCEKKFAKLQDLKAHERIHTGERPYSCETCEKSFKQWNQLKVHKRSHTGERPYPCGTCDKRFTQLSHLNAHEQRHRGEEPHACKTCHKRFSRMYDLQKHELIHTGEKPFSCDVCEKRFTQKSALNLHKKIHTREAYRCGKCIRVFTELDDLKNHEQVHSKDRRFPCDVCGKEFKQPSLLKKHVRTHTGEKPYPCGTCEKTYAKLASLKRHELTHTD